Proteins encoded by one window of Bradyrhizobium sp. B097:
- a CDS encoding response regulator transcription factor produces the protein MVIGRAASPPAPANAEDPIVFIVDDDVSVRDSLSNLFRSVGLRAAAFGSAHEFLQHKLPDIPSCLILDIRLPRLSGLDFQAELARADIHIPIIFMTGHGDIPMTVRAMKAGAVDFLTKPFRDQDMLDAVTTAIERDRTRRNEARALANLRAAFATLTPRERQIMSLVTAGLMNKQVAAEIGVAEITVKIHRGHIMRKMAAKSLPDLVRMAQILGFKQASGSAQT, from the coding sequence ATGGTGATTGGACGCGCGGCATCGCCTCCCGCCCCCGCGAACGCCGAGGATCCGATCGTCTTCATCGTCGACGACGATGTGTCAGTGCGCGACTCGCTGAGCAATCTTTTCCGGTCGGTCGGCCTGCGCGCCGCAGCGTTCGGGTCGGCCCATGAATTTCTGCAGCACAAGCTCCCCGATATTCCAAGCTGCCTGATCCTGGACATCAGGCTGCCCCGGCTGAGCGGCCTCGACTTCCAGGCGGAGCTCGCCAGGGCCGACATTCATATTCCGATCATCTTCATGACCGGCCATGGCGATATCCCGATGACGGTCAGGGCGATGAAGGCCGGAGCCGTCGACTTCCTGACCAAGCCGTTCCGCGATCAGGACATGCTGGATGCCGTCACGACTGCGATCGAACGCGACAGAACTCGCCGCAATGAGGCCAGGGCGCTCGCGAACCTGCGTGCAGCCTTCGCGACCCTGACCCCTCGTGAGCGCCAGATCATGAGCCTCGTCACCGCGGGGCTCATGAACAAGCAGGTCGCCGCCGAAATCGGCGTGGCCGAGATCACAGTCAAGATACACCGCGGGCACATCATGCGGAAAATGGCGGCGAAGTCGTTGCCTGATCTGGTCAGGATGGCGCAGATCCTCGGGTTCAAGCAGGCATCCGGCAGCGCACAAACCTAA
- a CDS encoding penicillin-binding protein 1A has translation MAWGRKKGGARKEPLFGLPAALADLRLSPSDRVPGGSDDKPAKSKPKSSDSGGEKPRPSRSGSKRRSKSRGFGIGRLFYWTAVLGLWGCIAVIGVVVWVGAHLPPIQSLEIPKRPPTIQIVGIDGSVLAQRGEMAGANIALKDLPPYLPKAFIAIEDRRFYSHFGVDPLGILRAAITNVLHRGVSQGGSTLTQQLAKNLFLTQERTMQRKLQEAELALWLERKHSKNEILELYLNRVYFGSGAYGVEAAAQRYFGKSAKNVTLPEAAMLAGLVKSPSRLAPNRNPEGAEQRAQVVLAAMADAKFITEAQAKASIGQPSIAVKPAGAGTVNYVADWIGEVLDDLVGQIDQDIVVQTTIDPKLQNVAEAAVIDELAAKSVKFNVSQGALVAMTPDGAVRAMVGGRNYAESQYNRAVTAKRQPGSSFKPFVYLTAVESGLTPDTIRTDAPLDIKGWKPENYTHEYFGSVTLTQALAMSLNTVAVRLGVEVGAKNVVRTAHRLGISSKLEPNVSIALGTSEVSVLELVGAYAPFANGGYAVSPHVVTKIKTSSGKLLYDRPTDPPNQVIEPRYDAMMNSMMRETLISGTARKAEIPGWTAAGKTGTSQDYRDAWFIGYTAKLVTGVWLGNDDNSPTKKATGGGLPVEVWTRFMKSAHQGVPVAAIPNSQGSWGPANLMQISSQISAPSAPAGPMQIQPPMQAPQPPALAPSGGGYYRQPPPTPARAAAPPNPNARPEAAAGLDGWLADRLFR, from the coding sequence ATGGCGTGGGGACGTAAAAAAGGCGGTGCGCGCAAGGAGCCGCTGTTCGGGCTTCCGGCCGCGCTTGCCGACCTCCGACTGTCACCCTCCGATCGCGTTCCCGGCGGCAGCGACGACAAGCCTGCCAAATCCAAACCCAAAAGCAGCGATTCCGGCGGCGAGAAACCGCGGCCGTCGCGCAGCGGCAGCAAGCGGCGCAGCAAGTCGCGCGGCTTCGGCATCGGCCGCCTGTTCTATTGGACTGCGGTGCTCGGCCTGTGGGGCTGCATCGCGGTAATCGGTGTCGTGGTGTGGGTCGGCGCGCATCTGCCGCCGATCCAGTCGCTGGAAATTCCCAAGCGTCCGCCGACGATCCAGATCGTCGGCATCGACGGCAGCGTGCTGGCGCAGCGCGGCGAAATGGCCGGCGCCAACATCGCGTTGAAGGACCTGCCGCCCTATCTGCCGAAGGCGTTCATCGCCATCGAAGACCGCCGCTTCTATTCGCATTTCGGCGTCGACCCGCTCGGCATTTTACGCGCAGCCATCACCAATGTGCTGCATCGGGGTGTATCGCAGGGCGGTTCGACCTTGACGCAGCAGCTCGCCAAGAACCTGTTCCTGACCCAGGAACGCACCATGCAGCGCAAGCTGCAGGAGGCCGAGCTCGCGCTGTGGCTGGAGCGCAAGCATTCCAAGAACGAGATCCTCGAGCTCTATCTCAACCGCGTCTATTTCGGTTCCGGCGCCTACGGCGTCGAGGCCGCCGCGCAACGCTATTTCGGCAAGTCGGCGAAGAACGTGACCTTGCCGGAAGCTGCGATGCTCGCGGGCCTCGTCAAGTCGCCGTCGCGGCTGGCGCCAAACCGTAATCCAGAGGGCGCCGAGCAGCGCGCGCAGGTCGTGCTCGCGGCGATGGCCGACGCCAAGTTCATCACCGAGGCGCAGGCAAAGGCCTCGATCGGCCAGCCCTCGATCGCGGTGAAGCCGGCCGGCGCCGGCACCGTGAACTATGTCGCCGACTGGATCGGCGAAGTGCTCGACGATCTGGTCGGCCAGATCGACCAGGACATCGTGGTGCAGACCACTATCGATCCGAAGCTGCAGAACGTCGCCGAAGCCGCCGTCATCGACGAGCTCGCCGCCAAGAGCGTGAAGTTCAATGTCAGCCAGGGCGCGCTGGTCGCGATGACGCCCGACGGCGCGGTGCGCGCCATGGTCGGCGGCCGGAACTATGCCGAGAGCCAGTACAATCGCGCCGTCACCGCGAAGCGGCAGCCGGGCTCGTCGTTCAAGCCGTTCGTCTATCTCACCGCAGTCGAGTCCGGGCTGACACCGGACACGATCCGTACCGACGCGCCGCTCGACATCAAGGGCTGGAAGCCGGAGAACTACACCCACGAATATTTCGGCTCGGTGACCCTGACCCAGGCGCTGGCGATGTCGCTGAACACGGTGGCGGTGCGGCTCGGCGTCGAGGTCGGCGCCAAGAATGTGGTGCGCACCGCGCACCGGCTCGGTATCTCCTCCAAGTTGGAGCCCAACGTCTCGATCGCGCTCGGCACCTCGGAAGTGTCTGTGCTCGAGCTGGTCGGCGCCTACGCGCCGTTCGCCAATGGCGGCTACGCTGTGTCGCCGCATGTGGTGACCAAAATCAAGACCAGCTCAGGCAAGCTGCTCTATGACCGCCCAACGGACCCACCCAACCAGGTGATCGAACCGCGCTATGACGCGATGATGAACAGCATGATGCGCGAGACGCTGATCTCGGGCACCGCGCGCAAGGCCGAGATCCCCGGCTGGACCGCCGCCGGCAAGACCGGCACCAGCCAGGATTATCGTGACGCCTGGTTCATCGGCTACACCGCCAAGCTCGTCACCGGCGTCTGGCTCGGCAATGACGACAATTCGCCGACCAAGAAGGCAACCGGTGGCGGACTGCCGGTGGAAGTGTGGACCCGCTTCATGAAATCAGCGCATCAGGGCGTGCCGGTCGCCGCGATCCCGAACTCGCAGGGCAGCTGGGGACCGGCGAACCTGATGCAGATCTCGTCGCAGATATCAGCGCCTTCGGCACCGGCGGGACCGATGCAGATTCAACCGCCGATGCAGGCGCCGCAGCCACCCGCGCTGGCGCCATCCGGCGGCGGCTATTATCGCCAGCCCCCGCCGACGCCGGCCCGCGCCGCGGCGCCACCGAACCCGAACGCGCGGCCCGAAGCGGCGGCGGGGCTCGACGGCTGGCTAGCGGATCGGTTGTTTCGGTAG
- a CDS encoding DUF1330 domain-containing protein, with protein MGHIDPTKDVFAQFRDNNRPGPIHMLNLVRLREWAAYPDGRKATGAEAYAAYGRESGPVFERLGGRIVWQGRFELMLIGPQDERWDHCFIAEYPSVAAFVEMIRDPVYREAVKHRQAGVEDSRLIRHAVLPVGKNFGEIPT; from the coding sequence ATGGGCCATATCGACCCGACGAAAGACGTGTTTGCGCAATTCCGGGACAACAACCGGCCGGGCCCGATCCACATGCTCAATCTGGTGCGCTTACGCGAATGGGCCGCCTATCCCGACGGCCGCAAGGCCACCGGCGCGGAAGCCTATGCCGCCTACGGCCGCGAGAGCGGGCCGGTGTTCGAACGCCTCGGCGGCCGCATCGTCTGGCAGGGCCGCTTCGAGCTGATGCTGATCGGTCCGCAAGACGAGCGCTGGGATCACTGCTTTATCGCCGAGTATCCAAGCGTTGCCGCCTTCGTCGAAATGATCCGCGATCCCGTCTATCGCGAGGCCGTGAAGCACCGCCAGGCCGGCGTCGAGGATTCGCGGCTGATCCGACACGCGGTGCTGCCGGTCGGGAAGAATTTCGGTGAGATTCCGACGTGA
- a CDS encoding DUF1304 domain-containing protein, with amino-acid sequence MLLLANVLVAVVAALHVYFLVLEMFLWTKPLGLKTFRNSIEKATDSAVLAANQGLYNGFLAAGLIWGLVHGNAAVALQIKTFFLLCVIVAGAYGAATVSRRILYVQAAPAALALILLWLA; translated from the coding sequence ATGCTTTTGCTTGCCAATGTCCTGGTTGCGGTGGTGGCCGCGCTGCACGTCTATTTCCTTGTGCTCGAGATGTTCCTGTGGACCAAGCCGCTCGGGCTGAAGACCTTTCGCAACTCGATCGAGAAGGCGACCGATTCGGCAGTGCTTGCCGCCAATCAGGGGCTCTACAACGGCTTCCTCGCCGCCGGGCTGATCTGGGGCCTGGTGCACGGTAATGCCGCCGTCGCATTGCAGATCAAAACATTCTTCCTGCTCTGCGTGATCGTCGCCGGCGCCTATGGCGCCGCCACCGTGAGCCGGCGCATCCTTTATGTGCAGGCGGCACCCGCGGCGCTCGCGCTGATCCTGCTCTGGCTCGCTTAA
- a CDS encoding methylated-DNA--[protein]-cysteine S-methyltransferase: MADRKTSQTFNLDRLKTPIGTALLVTDDDGVLRALDWDDYEGRMLDLLRLHYGAVTLRDGRAPAAMRKALGDYFNGDLDRLADVEWRVAGTPFQQKVWHALPKIPPGTTMSYGALAARLKVPNAMRAVGHANGSNPISVVVPCHRLIGANGSLVKYGGGLERKRWLLRHEGVEI, from the coding sequence ATGGCCGACCGCAAGACCTCACAGACCTTCAACCTCGACCGCCTCAAGACCCCGATCGGCACCGCGCTGCTGGTGACCGATGACGACGGCGTGCTGCGCGCGCTCGACTGGGACGACTATGAAGGGCGCATGCTCGACCTGCTGCGGCTGCACTATGGCGCCGTGACGCTGCGGGACGGACGCGCGCCGGCTGCGATGCGCAAGGCGCTCGGCGATTACTTCAACGGCGATCTCGATCGGCTCGCCGATGTCGAATGGCGCGTCGCCGGCACGCCGTTCCAGCAGAAGGTCTGGCACGCGTTGCCGAAGATTCCGCCGGGCACCACCATGAGCTACGGCGCGCTGGCGGCAAGACTGAAAGTGCCGAACGCGATGCGCGCGGTCGGCCACGCCAACGGCTCCAACCCGATCAGTGTCGTCGTGCCCTGCCACCGCCTGATCGGCGCCAACGGCTCGCTGGTCAAATATGGCGGCGGACTGGAGCGCAAGCGCTGGCTGCTGCGGCACGAGGGCGTGGAGATATAG
- a CDS encoding ABC transporter substrate-binding protein → MRNGIFHLVTGTALAIALSATSASAQKKYDPGASDTEIKIGQTVPFSGPASAYASIGKTQAAYFKMINDQGGINGRKINLIQYDDAYSPPKAVEQVRKLVESDEVLLTFQIVGTPSNAAVQKYLNAKKVPQLFAATGASKFTDPKNFPWTLGFNPNYFVEGRIYGQYILKEHPNAKIGVLYQNDDLGKDYLNGIKAGLGDKAAKMIVAEASYEVSDPTIDSQVIKIKDAGADLFFSASTPKQAAQAIKKIAELGWHPVHIVDINATSVGAVLQPAGLEASKGLISTNYGKDPADPQWKDDPGMKRYFDFMAKYYPDGDKNSNFNTYGYSTAQLMVHVLKQCGDELTRDNVLKQATNLKNVDLDMALPGIKGNTTPNDYRVNKQLQMMKFNGERWELFGPILEDAGPAG, encoded by the coding sequence ATGAGGAATGGGATTTTCCACCTGGTCACGGGAACGGCGCTCGCGATCGCGCTGTCTGCAACGTCGGCCTCCGCGCAAAAGAAATACGATCCCGGCGCGAGCGACACCGAGATCAAGATCGGCCAGACCGTCCCCTTCTCCGGACCGGCTTCCGCCTATGCCTCGATCGGCAAGACCCAGGCGGCTTATTTCAAGATGATCAACGATCAGGGCGGCATCAACGGCCGCAAGATCAACCTGATCCAGTATGACGACGCCTATTCGCCGCCGAAGGCCGTCGAGCAGGTGCGCAAGCTCGTCGAGAGCGACGAGGTGCTGTTGACCTTCCAGATCGTCGGCACGCCGTCGAACGCCGCCGTGCAGAAATATCTCAACGCCAAGAAGGTGCCGCAGCTGTTCGCCGCCACCGGCGCCTCGAAGTTCACCGATCCGAAGAACTTCCCGTGGACGCTCGGCTTCAATCCGAACTACTTCGTCGAAGGCCGCATCTACGGCCAGTACATCCTGAAGGAGCATCCGAACGCCAAGATCGGGGTGCTCTATCAGAACGACGACCTCGGCAAGGATTATCTGAACGGCATCAAGGCCGGCCTCGGCGACAAGGCTGCCAAGATGATCGTGGCCGAAGCCTCCTATGAGGTCTCCGACCCGACCATCGATTCCCAGGTGATCAAGATCAAGGACGCCGGCGCCGACCTGTTCTTCTCAGCCTCGACGCCGAAGCAGGCCGCGCAGGCGATCAAGAAGATCGCCGAGCTCGGCTGGCATCCGGTCCACATCGTCGACATCAACGCCACCTCGGTCGGCGCTGTTTTGCAGCCGGCGGGCCTGGAAGCCTCTAAGGGCCTGATCTCGACCAATTACGGCAAGGATCCCGCCGACCCGCAGTGGAAGGACGATCCGGGCATGAAGCGCTATTTCGACTTCATGGCCAAGTACTATCCCGACGGCGACAAGAACTCGAACTTCAACACCTATGGCTACTCGACCGCCCAGCTGATGGTGCATGTGCTGAAGCAGTGCGGTGACGAGCTGACGCGCGACAACGTGCTGAAGCAGGCCACCAACCTGAAGAATGTCGACCTCGACATGGCGCTGCCCGGCATCAAGGGCAACACCACGCCGAACGACTATCGCGTCAACAAGCAGCTGCAGATGATGAAGTTCAACGGCGAGCGCTGGGAGCTGTTCGGCCCGATCCTCGAGGACGCCGGCCCGGCGGGCTAG
- a CDS encoding SprT family zinc-dependent metalloprotease, whose protein sequence is MICFCAERFPWRRIWQSSGELLLPGLSEMATRALLYRRPAEPATVLVRHGSQFFTVRLRRHRRARRYTLRIHPTDREAILTMPPRGTIVEAKEFANIHGGWIAARLGRLPKAAPFQPGTVVPLRGVPHRLVHRSGERGTVWTETRDSGEKILCVAGGVEHMDRRVHDFLKREARKDLQKAAQLHAAELGVRVRRISIRDQSSRWGSCTSAGSLSFSWRLILAPPFVLDYLAAHEVAHLVEMNHSARFWRVVDKVCASVTRAKNWLDTYGNDLHRYGIQE, encoded by the coding sequence ATGATTTGTTTTTGCGCCGAGCGCTTTCCCTGGCGGCGGATATGGCAAAGTTCGGGCGAACTCCTGCTCCCCGGACTCTCAGAAATGGCTACTCGCGCGCTCCTCTATCGGCGGCCTGCCGAACCCGCGACCGTATTGGTCAGACACGGCTCCCAGTTCTTCACCGTCAGGCTGCGCCGGCATCGGCGCGCGCGGCGCTATACGCTCAGGATTCATCCAACCGATCGCGAAGCGATCCTGACGATGCCGCCGCGCGGCACCATCGTGGAAGCCAAGGAGTTCGCCAATATCCATGGCGGCTGGATTGCCGCCCGTCTTGGCCGCTTGCCGAAGGCCGCGCCGTTCCAGCCCGGCACCGTGGTGCCGTTGCGCGGTGTGCCGCATCGGCTGGTGCATCGCTCGGGCGAGCGCGGCACGGTCTGGACCGAGACGCGCGACAGCGGCGAGAAGATCCTTTGCGTCGCCGGCGGCGTCGAGCACATGGACCGCCGGGTGCATGACTTCCTCAAGCGCGAGGCGCGCAAGGATTTGCAGAAGGCGGCGCAGCTGCACGCCGCGGAACTCGGGGTGCGGGTTCGGCGGATCTCGATCCGCGACCAGTCGAGCCGTTGGGGCTCGTGCACCTCGGCCGGTTCGCTGTCGTTCTCGTGGCGGCTGATCCTGGCGCCGCCGTTCGTGCTCGACTACCTCGCCGCCCACGAGGTCGCGCATCTCGTCGAGATGAACCACTCGGCGCGGTTCTGGCGGGTGGTCGACAAGGTCTGCGCATCGGTGACGCGCGCCAAGAACTGGCTCGACACCTACGGCAACGACCTGCATCGCTACGGGATTCAGGAGTAG
- a CDS encoding response regulator, with protein sequence MISIVDDDMSVRTATDNLVRSLGYAVQTYASAEEFLHSPQLNDTSCVIADVRMPTMSGLDLQARLIADGRRLPFIFITAFSVEADRARAMEAGAICFLIKPFDGDALVKCLDAALAQRGTATSA encoded by the coding sequence GTGATATCGATCGTCGACGATGACATGTCGGTCCGCACCGCGACCGACAATCTGGTCAGGTCGCTTGGCTACGCGGTCCAGACCTACGCGTCGGCCGAAGAATTCCTGCATTCGCCGCAACTGAACGACACATCCTGCGTGATAGCCGATGTCAGGATGCCGACCATGAGCGGGCTCGACCTGCAGGCCCGCCTGATTGCCGACGGCCGGCGCCTTCCGTTCATCTTCATCACGGCCTTCTCCGTCGAGGCCGATCGGGCCCGAGCCATGGAGGCGGGGGCGATCTGCTTCCTGATCAAGCCGTTCGACGGAGATGCGCTGGTCAAGTGCCTCGATGCAGCTCTGGCACAGCGCGGCACAGCGACGAGCGCGTGA
- a CDS encoding ABC transporter substrate-binding protein — protein MRSVQLLAAAALAIALSVTSATAQKKYDVGATDTEIKIGQTVPFSGPASAYAGIGKTQAAYLKMINDQGGINGRKLNLIQYDDAYSPPKAVEQVRKLVEGDEVLFTFQIIGTPSNAAVQKYLNARKVPQLLASTGASRFSDPQNAPWTIAFNPNYQSEGRIYAKYILANHPNAKIGIFYQNDDLGRDYITGLKSGLGDKAASMIVAEVSYELTDPTVDSQIVKLKAAGVDLLYNASTPKFAAQAIRKVADLDWHPVHILDINASPVSATLKPAGLDISKGIISTNYGKDPADPQWKDDPGVKAYFAFMDKYYPEGDKLNTVNTYGYSTAELLIQVLKQCGDDLTRENLMKQVTSLKKFVPSLALPGMSITTGPNDYRINKQMQMMKFNGERWELFGPIIEDTGPAG, from the coding sequence ATGAGGAGCGTGCAATTGCTCGCTGCGGCAGCGCTTGCCATCGCGTTGTCGGTTACATCGGCCACCGCGCAGAAGAAATACGACGTCGGCGCGACCGACACCGAGATCAAGATCGGCCAGACCGTGCCGTTCTCGGGCCCCGCATCCGCCTATGCCGGCATCGGCAAGACCCAGGCGGCCTACCTCAAGATGATCAACGATCAGGGCGGCATCAACGGCCGCAAGCTGAACCTGATCCAGTATGACGACGCCTATTCGCCGCCGAAAGCGGTCGAGCAGGTGCGCAAGCTGGTCGAGGGCGACGAGGTGCTGTTCACCTTCCAGATCATCGGCACGCCCTCAAATGCCGCCGTGCAGAAATATCTGAATGCCAGGAAGGTGCCGCAGCTGCTCGCCTCCACCGGCGCCTCGCGCTTCTCCGATCCGCAGAACGCGCCGTGGACGATCGCGTTCAACCCGAACTACCAGTCCGAGGGACGCATCTACGCCAAATACATCCTGGCCAATCACCCGAACGCCAAGATCGGCATCTTCTACCAGAACGACGATCTCGGCCGTGACTACATCACCGGCCTGAAGAGCGGGCTCGGCGACAAGGCAGCGAGCATGATCGTCGCCGAGGTTTCCTACGAGTTGACCGACCCGACCGTCGATTCCCAGATCGTCAAGCTGAAGGCCGCCGGCGTCGACCTGCTCTATAACGCGTCGACGCCGAAATTCGCAGCTCAAGCGATCCGCAAGGTCGCGGACCTTGACTGGCACCCGGTGCACATCCTCGACATCAATGCGAGCCCGGTATCGGCAACGCTGAAGCCGGCCGGCCTCGACATCTCCAAGGGCATCATCTCGACCAATTACGGCAAGGACCCGGCCGATCCGCAGTGGAAGGACGATCCCGGCGTGAAGGCCTATTTCGCCTTCATGGATAAGTATTACCCGGAGGGCGACAAGCTCAACACCGTCAACACCTACGGCTATTCGACGGCCGAACTCCTGATCCAGGTGCTCAAGCAGTGCGGCGACGACCTCACCCGCGAGAACCTGATGAAGCAGGTGACCAGCCTGAAGAAGTTCGTGCCGAGCCTCGCGCTGCCCGGTATGTCGATCACGACCGGACCGAACGATTATCGCATCAACAAGCAGATGCAGATGATGAAGTTCAACGGCGAGCGCTGGGAGCTGTTCGGCCCGATCATCGAGGACACCGGACCGGCGGGCTAG
- a CDS encoding IS5 family transposase — translation MPWTKITRAQYLRNGLRYASDMTDAEWRLIARKLPGRRRLGRPRKVDLRKVVEAILFILSTGCQWRALPREFPPYSTVQGYFYTWRDTRRWHRIVKALVRQARRKLGRKPTPTAAVIDSQSASTTQAGGPRGFDPGKRVNGRKRHIVTDTNGLLLAVHVHPANVQDVHGAVPLLERVRERFPKLRHVFADRVYRGKQLVGALSHCGPWTIEIVQRPPGVKGFQLLPRRWVVERTFAWFGRCRRLSRDFEGSASTEVAWLLVAHLRLLTRRLATP, via the coding sequence ATGCCATGGACCAAAATCACTCGTGCTCAGTATCTGCGGAACGGACTGCGCTATGCAAGCGACATGACCGACGCGGAGTGGCGTCTGATAGCCAGGAAGTTGCCGGGTCGGCGTCGATTGGGCCGCCCGCGGAAGGTTGATCTGCGCAAGGTGGTCGAGGCCATTTTGTTCATTCTGTCCACCGGCTGCCAATGGCGCGCTCTGCCGCGGGAGTTCCCGCCGTACTCGACGGTGCAAGGTTATTTCTATACTTGGCGCGATACTCGCCGATGGCACAGGATCGTGAAGGCTCTGGTCCGACAGGCACGGCGCAAACTCGGCCGCAAGCCGACACCGACGGCGGCCGTCATCGACAGTCAGAGCGCTTCGACGACACAAGCCGGCGGCCCGCGCGGCTTCGATCCGGGCAAACGTGTTAACGGACGTAAGCGGCACATCGTCACCGATACCAACGGTCTCTTGCTGGCCGTCCACGTTCACCCAGCCAATGTTCAGGACGTGCATGGTGCAGTCCCCCTACTGGAGCGCGTGCGAGAGCGCTTTCCGAAACTGCGTCATGTCTTTGCTGACCGGGTTTATCGCGGAAAGCAGCTTGTTGGCGCGCTCTCCCATTGCGGGCCATGGACCATTGAGATCGTTCAGCGGCCGCCTGGGGTCAAAGGCTTCCAGCTCTTACCACGACGCTGGGTCGTCGAGCGCACCTTCGCGTGGTTCGGCAGGTGTCGCCGCCTCTCCAGAGATTTCGAGGGCTCCGCCTCAACTGAGGTCGCCTGGCTCCTCGTAGCCCATCTCAGACTCTTGACCCGACGCCTCGCTACGCCCTGA